aaattcatttataatcaatttatttaaatttcaaatttttattaattttttattattaaaaattataaaaatatctttattatccttttttaaattaaatcatgatCCAACTCTTgaatattgtggttcgctagtatctCGGACGACTCCACCCCGTCTcgcacgggtagccctttcctcacaGACCtactagctccgcacaatttttTTGAGCCAATGTGCTCTGATATCAATTGTAACAGTTCAGTCCAAACTAAGctaaataacttttggatccaTTTTTCACTTTGTACAAAAtgattaacccaagttatttagtagtttcgtactaactattatatataatttcatttttcagCACTTTAACGATGTGGGACATTTCAGCAtaacatatgaaaaaatatcTCGTTACcttgttattgataaattttctcATATTACAGATATTCCAGAAATGGGAATTGACTCGACCATCTAGCTTGGCCAACTTATAGGATCTTGGGCGAATGACCTTTGAGACCCTAAACGGTCATTTTCAGTTCTTGCTCAACTTACCAGATCCAGCACTACCGCTTGTTACATCTATTCTTTTAAGAACTAAGTCCCCCACATTAAAAGCACGCGGCCTGACCTTACTATTGAACtttttggatattttatttCTGTAAGCCGCCATTCTGATTGCGACCTTTTCTCGTAGAAATTTAGCTTGATCCAAATTGAATTACGTTTCTTTGGGATTCTCTGAAATTTAGGGTGTTGTGTACTAAAGCTGCTTACTTGGATTTTTATGGGGATGACTGCATTGGCCCTATATACAAGAGAAATAGGCATTTCTCCTATGGCTATTCTCGGGGTTGTCCTGTATACCTATAGTATGTGAGGCAATTCTTTGAGCCGGTTGCCTTTGGCTTTCTTTAACCAAATGGCATCATCTTATAGCAGAAAACTCATTTATCTGTTATGAACGCAATCTTTTTTGCTTCCTCGGTATCCATCATAATTTGGTGGTAACCTGAAATGGCATCAAGAAAGGAAATCACTGCATGACCCAAGGTCGAGTCTACTAACTTGTCGATAGATGGCAATGGGTAATGATCTTTCGGACACGCTTTATTCAGATCAGTAAAATTCATGCACATTCTCCATTTGTCGTTAGCCTTCTTCAGTAGGACCATATTGACAAGCCATGTGGGATACTAGACTTACTTTATTAATCCTGCACTTAATAGCTTGTCaactttctctttgattaccTGTTGTCTCTCCTGTGTGATCctccttttcttttattagaCTCGCTTGACAGCTTTGTTAACAGACAGCTTATGAGTGATGAGAGTCGGGTCCGACCCTGTTACATCTTTTGTAGACCAAGTGAAAGTGGTTACTCGGCACTTTAGCAAATCTATTAAACGAGCCTTTATTTCAGCGGTTAACGCAGTACTGAACCATATCTTTTGATCCTTACCTAGTTGGACCTCTTCTATTGGGTCTACTGGCTCTGGCTTCTCTATCAAGTCGATGGGCATTGTTGCTTTCCCGAGACTTTTTGCGGGGTTTCCATAATATTCTTTGGCCAACCTCAGGTTGCCTCGAACTACGGCTATCCCCCTAGAGCTGGtaacttaaaacacataacatcTATATTAATAACAATACTGTGGTAGTTTAGAACTGGGCGGCCGAGTATCACATCGTATGCAAATGTATCTACCACTGCAAACTCTGCATACAACCCTCGCCTATATTTTTTGTCATCCAGCACTAGAGGGAGGTTAATGGTGCCCAGTACTGCCACTgtcttatctcctaatcctactaaCGAATAGAAAACTTTGATAAGGCTATTTTTATTCAAGtttaacttgttaaaaatatttaatatgagaAGGTTAACAGAACTACCTATATCCACCAATACTCACCTTACTTCATACCTATTTAGAAGGATCTTGACGACCAGCGAATCATTTTGAAAGAATCCAATCGCTTTGTCTACAGGACCAAATCTTACTTCCTACTTGGCTTATGGCTCCTGTTCACTAATAGGACATCATCTGCTAcgtatttattttttccttcgCCCTTGTCAGGTTCTCTTGCAATGACATGTATGACTCCGGCCATTtcaagagagagagaagagaaattTCTTTTTCAGAGAAAATGAATAAGAGACCGGCTTTAACTCAAATGAATCAAAAAAGATTCAATGGATTTCTCGGCAATGAAACCAAATGATACGGCCGGAAAACAGAGTTATGTTGTGATTGGCTAAACCTGCAAGAAGAAGAACATAAGGTGGACAGCCacttcgacgctcaagtcagtaaactagaGAATGGGCCGAACATAAAACTTGAGAATGGTTGTATAAGAAAATTGTGTAATTTTACCTCTGTGatcgttctccttttatattgtaaaaaaattgacataaatatgatattttctgATAATTCGGCGATGATGTGGGTGATTGCTTGATAAGGGATCTCGCCAACTAATAGGTCGATGATCCTGCGATTACAGGCGTAATGgaaatatattagtttatactTGTACTTGTTAACGAAATTTTATGCCGAGATTCGACCTATTTCAACAACCTTCGTCCACTTCAACacctttatttctaattttttttaataggcAAAATTTCCATATGGTATGAATTATTTTGAGTAAACCGTAAAAATGCATAtacaatatatgaaaaaaattatcccACATGATTTGGACTAATTATTGGATACATGGTGAATTTATGTAAGACAAATATATGAAATGATAggccaataaaaaattaacatgtaaacctatttaattataaaaataaaattatttggtATTTTTTTAGTCGACTTCCATATTTATAGAATCCAAAATCACTGAAATATTAGTATTTCAATTGGTTTATCattctatataaaatttactacATAAAATCACCGctgtaataatatatatatttttttgtcttTGAATGAAATACAACAGTATATAGCGTTTCGTAGGTCAGGAATAGGTCAGGAACATAATTAGTACGAGATGAAGGTTCAATGAACATGACATTTTGCACTGTATAAAAACGTGCATAATTAGTACTAGGTGAAGGTTCAATTAACATGACATTTTGCACTGTATAAACACGTGCATGAAAGTGAACTCACGTTTATATGAAAGTACAATAATTTGAACAAGGCACTAAACCAAGTGTCTATTTAACCAAGGCTGTATGAAGATTCCTCATATCCTCCAACCATATTTCATAATATTGTCTAAAGAAATGGCCATCAATCTCTCCAACTTGTCCCTTTtcttccccaagaatcctcACCATCCTCAGCCAATACTATTTCATAGTTCTAACGTAGAGCCCATTTGGTCAGTGAAGGCTCAGAAAACTCAATCTCAGAAAACTTATTCCCAAAATCAAAGACAATCTTCCAATTACCAACCTACTGTTTGGAGTCACAGCTTTATACAGTCCTTAAAGAATGAAAATGCAGTGAGCATTATTATCTATTTCTGTATATTAGTCTTATTGTTGCTGATGAACATTTTCTTGCAATTAAGCTTGGAATTTGTACGTTTAATTCAGGACTTGCTGTACAAAGACAAAGCAAGGAAGTTGGAGGAGGAAACAAGAGCAGCAATTTATAATGAAAATGAGGATTTCTTAACCATTCTTGAACTGATTGATGACATCCAACGTTTGGGATTAGCATTCCGCTTTGAGAAGGACATAAAGAGAGTTCTTGATAGATTTGTAGAATCAAAAGGACGTAATTTGTGGACTCAGAAATCTCTTCAGGCTACTTCTCTCATATTCAGGCTCCTTAGACAGTATGGTTACGAGGTTTCTCAAGGTATCATTATTGTTTAGgagaattattatttagtccctatagtatggagaaactcattaaaaagtctactagttagtcccttgttaattttagttatatgtattgcaaaaaagtctaaaatacctCTAATACGGAGGGATTAAAGATTATTTTACTTGACACATGCAGATGAGTTCAAAAATTTCATGGACGATAAGGGTAATCTTCTGGCAATCTACAAGAAGGATGTTAAAGTAATGCTAAGTTTATATGAAGCTTCATCTTTGCGCTTTGAAGGAGAAGATCTTTTAGATGAGGCGATGGCACAAACTAGAACACATCTCATCAATACTCTTCAGAAAGGAAACCTTTCAGAGTTGGATAATTCTACAATGGAAAGTATTAGTCACGCACTGGAGCTCCCATTGTATAGAAGAATGGTTATGTTGAAAGCACGTTGGTATATTGAAGCATACAATAAGAGGAAGAATGCAAATCATTCCTTGCTTCAACTCGCAAAGATTAATTTCAACATGGTTCAATCTATACTCCAAAGAGATCTTAAAGAAATGTCAAGGTATGTCTAAAAGCTAGCTGTAAAAGTTTGTTTGGTTTGCAATGTAAATTTCTCAAGTGATTTCACTTAATTTTATCTTTGGAATTAGGTGGTGGAACAATTTGGGACTTGCAGGCAAATTAACCTTCAGTAGAGATAGGCTGATGGAATGCTTCTTTTGGACAGTTGGAATGGAGTTTGAACCTCAGTTTAGTTCTTGCCGTAAAGGGCTAACAAAAGTCACATCATTTATAACCATTATTGATGATGTATATGATGTTTATGGCACATTGGATGAATTGGAGTTGTTTACGGATGCTGTTGAAAGGTATTTTCATCtcgtttataatattttttttaataaatagtttgttttaataagataataattttagttgCATCTTTATTTCTTGCGACAAAAAATAAAACTGCTCTAATAATAAAGACAGATATAGATATAGTAATTTTCAATCACTtgctattaatttataattacagtttaaatatataatataataatttatgacCGCTgccttaaatatatttttatagtattATATATGGCTCACGAATTAGCATTATCTACATTTTCAATTTAATGCGGCCGATTGAGAAATATGTAGCATTTcttgtattaatttaaaatgcTAATTACTACTTATTTCATACCAGATGGGATATCGATGCAGTGAAAGATCTTCCAGAACATATGAAGCTATGTTTCTTAGCTTTATACAATACTGTCAATGAGATGACTTATGATACTCTAGCAAAACATGGAGAATTCGTCCATCCATATCTAAAAAAATCAGTAATTAAGTTTCAcctattgttattttttatatttatttagataaGATTCATTATAAATTTAAGATATAACGACGATGAGAATTTATATCCACATATATGTATCCCACCAATTTTTgtttgttgaattttttttatagtaaatcaaaaaaaattattaatttattctttataatatagaaaaattcattagttagtgtattaatttagaaaaatatattaaaatatttttaaggttttaaaaaatctgttaattatttttctattaattttagtcattaaatatttattatttagtttctatagtatagaaaaatttatgggtaattattttttaattttaaaaaataaattaaaacatcatcaaaaattttaaatatttactatttattcCCTTCGTATTAAGGCATTTTAGATTTTCTTTAAtacttaatgattaaaattactaaaaaaattaataaatagagtttttaagattttaggtacgttttaatttatttatcaaaattaaaattgattaataaatttttctataatatatgaactaaataataatttttttctaaattaaatttagattagaatttcatctttttataatatagataaatattctttttattcgttcaatttgatttgagtAGAAATTGACAatataaatactttttaaatttcagTGGGCTGATTTATGCAAAGCATTCTTGCAAGAAGCAAAGTGGAGACACAAAAAATTCACACCATCATTTAATGAATATATTGAAAATGGATGGAGATCCGTATCAGGAACAGTCATACTTATGCATGCCTATCTTTTACTCGaccaaaacatctcaaaacaaggACTCGATTCCTTAGTAAACTACCATCATATATTGAAATGGCCATCTGTTGTTTTTCGACTTTGCAATGATTTGGCAACTTTATCGGTACGTGCATTAATCTCATATTACTgataatctattttttttagatGAATTACTATCAAGTccttaaatttttagaaaatttactaatttattctatttgaaAATCACTCAGATTAACACGtcctatattttataaaattcaattctttAGTCTTTCTGCTAAAAAAACTGTAAATCAATTTGAACATTTATGTCGTTTAGTCCCTCTAACAAAGACTAAAATAAGTTGATTAGCCGTTTTTTCACTGAAAGATTAAAGAGTTTAATTATGCAAAATACATGGatgttttaattaaatgattttgAAAAGAGGAtgaattagtgaattttttaaaaattcagggATTTGATAATAATTCTTTCTAATTATTTTAGAACAAATAATTGATtctttatgttgtgattttccAGGGTGAGTTAGATAGAGGTGAAACGATAAATTCAATTTCCTGCTATATGGATGAACATGGAGTTTCAGAGGAGCATGCAcgtaaagaaataaataaaatgatagaTAATGCTtggaagaagatgaatcaatATAATCAAACGGAGGTGAATTCTTTCACGAAGCCTTTCATTGAAGCATCTATTAATCTTGCTAGGATTTCTCAATGTGTATACCAGCATGGAGATGGACATGGAGCTCCTGATACCAAATCCAAGAAAAGAGTTGTATCATTAATAATTGAGCcgatttcaaaataaattttatcatacaACCATTATGTATATAATGATTAGAGGACTTACATAAGATCTATCATGATTAATTAATAgctattgatgatctgagatccagagaaatagggtttttacaatgGGCTCTGTAAAGTTGAGAAAAAGCTTAAACCTAGAAGAGagcatttctccttttataggtttccttttgtccgctagtgacgtgccGATAGAACGAATATCAgtagaccacctgtccctgccacgctgatacggacgtacgaaggaatcagatctctgccccatgcaTAACGGCCTCTGATCCTCTCCAGGATCGGGTAGGCGGGTCTACAAGATGAGTGGACGGACCCTCTTTCGGGTTTTGGGCTGGGCCGGAGAGTGAGAGTAGAGCAGGGCCTAAATGGAATCGGCCTAAGGAATAGCGTATCCGGCCTGATGAGGGGAGCCAGATGAACCTGGTCATGAGGCTTAGTGGGTTGAACCCAATTGGCGTGGATGGCTTGAGGATCTCTGGGCAGTGGGCTATTTTCATGGGCCTAGCCCTAGACGGGGATGAGGTGAACTCAggggtcatcaattgcccctttaccttctcggcagttattgctccaactgtcGAGGGGGTAAACCCCTAGAATCATTATGACTGCGTCTGTTGAAATTCGGCTTGCCCTTTCATCTTATTGCCACTTGCAGCTTTAAATCTTCTCTGCCTTTTTCTATATTTAGCTTTCCTCTGCCATTTGTACGTGCTGTTACCCTTGTTTTCTTACTTTTATCTTCCCGGtacattttctttcctttttggtGAATAACCTGTAAGGATTCTGATGCTACTGACCTAGAGTATGAAGTCGCTCTGTCTCACATTAAAGGGTTAGCCTCTGATTATATATTACTAACCTTTCCTTCTTATCTTTGGGATTGTTAGCAAAACAGCAAGATTTCTCTTCTCGATGGTTTGCTCTTCCCTTGCTCCAGCTCGGGCCTCCATGCCGAGCTCTCGAGGCTTCGAATCTTCAAGACTGTACACCTGTGTCGAGTCAGTCTTAATTGTTTCGATTGTTCGAACTTTTAGGTCCTCTCGGACTTTGAGATCGATCGCGAATTTCATGTCAACAGGATTAAAGTTTGCCCTATCTCCTGATGATGTCTTTCCGCATATGTTTTACAATGTTGGAAGttcaacttgttccattgctcttcagaatgtTTCGCTAATTTTCTGGTGTTGccttcacttgttccattgcccttCAGAATACCTTGCTGGTTTTTTGTTGGTGCTTCGGGCAGGTGGACGGGTGATGGTGCCGATCTCCCTGGGACtttaactcgaagacttatgtttttcatgagatcggcatataatatctgagctcgTTCGTATGTACCGCAAATCACATCTTGAGGCGGAGCTTAGTTGGTTTACGAAGTCGATTTTCCGAACTATAAGAATTCCTTGGAACCACAAGCTAAGATAGTAGGGTAGGcgatagtgatgtaaacgtagatgatgatgtatctGGGCGTGTAAATCTTTTAAGGATAGCCTTTTAGTCCGTAGTGTTGGTATTTGTGACATGCTGTaatgtgtttttcttttaatgaaatttttattttgcgtTCATACTTGAACTGTTCTTTCTTTATCATAACTGAAGTACTTAGATTGCTTACTCCATAACTTTTCCCAAGGGATCTGCCGTATTGCTTTCTCCTTCTTGCCCCTTTAATCGTTTAGAACTAGAGTTTATCCGGCCAACTAAGCTTTTGACTTACttctttccgagctggactagtcGTACACGCGAGCTCTGTTTTAATCCTGTGAGCCGAGCTCCTGACCTTCTTAGGTAATAAGCAAGGCTGGTCTTTATCGTGCTTTCATCTGTTATGTGTCTGACTAGTCGTACACGTGAGCTCTGTTTTAATCCTGTGAGCCGAGCTCCTGACCTTCTTAGGTAATAAGCAGGGCTGGTCTTTATCGTCGGGTGAGAGGTCCAAGTGGAGCCCGGTCTTACGGTTTGAGCGAGTTGGATTTGTCTTATGCAGATGGCATGTGGGCTTTTGGGCCTGTCCGTCAATTGCTTTCGGGTGATGGGCTATTGCCGTGGGCCCAACCCTTAATAGAGGTGGCGAAGTCCAGCGGCCGTCGgttattgcccctttaccttcgattattgcccctttaccttcgcGTCAGTTATTGTATAACTGAGGAGGGGGTAAACTTCGAAAGTAATTAATGACTGCGCCGCTCCAAGATAAAACTGTTCAGAGTGACATTGCGTTTCATTATTGCCTTTCCTTCCGAATTCTCTTTGTCTCTCGAAGAAACTTGTTCTCGtctgctctctgttttccttCGACTTCTTCTGCCTTCTCAACCTTATTGCTTTTCAGGTACGCTCTTTTACTTTTCCATGGAGGATTCTAAACTTCCCGATGTTGTCAATCTCGAGTCGCACATTACTCCTTCCTCCATAACCAAGTATATTTCTCGGAGTTATTTAGATACTCCTCTTTACCTTATTCGCGCTCCTTTCCGgaatgaaaggatagttcttccaaaaCCTGCCCCTCCTGGTTTGGTAGATCCCCAGAGGGGTCTTTGCATAGTCTTCTTTCTTAAACAGAGGGATTTCGGTCTGACCTTCCCCtttacccctttcttcatcgaggtttttcaatattttgggataacccCCCGGATGTTGTCCCCGAACTCTATTTTGTTTATGGCTTGTTTTGAATCCATTtgcctgagttggggttttacacccacagcgtgtctgtttgtcactttctTCCGCCTTGTTAGGGCAACTcagaaattttactatttttctcCCCGTGGTggattgtctcttttcacgggctacaaggattcaataaagggatgggtagagaatttccttgtggcggagctgagaAAAGATGTTGGCGTGTCATGGGGAGTGGGGCTAGACTGTGAGGATGTCCCTCCGGGCATCAACGACCTGCCCCAACTAAGCCTCACCGAGCAGGTGGGGTATCTCCGACTGACTTCTGTCgacaagaagtatgacgtcgagaggtgtatgttcgtgtctaatcttagggatatccgggacacgggtataatgcCTTGCTTAGCAACTCCGCTTTTCTTCGTAAGTGATATTAGAAAGTACGCTAACTCTTTCTGACTTTGTGTTTTTTGGCAGCTTCGAACGTTAAAATGGATGAGATCAAGCCTCCGAAGAACTTAGTTCTATCTCGGGAGAGCATGAACGCTGCTTTAGATGCTCTTCTGGCTGGGCGCCCCGTTCCTGAGGTCGCTGCAGAGGTGGCCCGGGTTGTTTCTACCAAGAAGGTTAACCGGCCTCTAGCTAGAGCTCCTTCTCGGGCTCCAAAGTCGAGCTCCCATGCTGCCAGACCTTCTCGATCATCTCGTCAGGGTAGGTCGGCCTCTGCCTTGAAACCTATTGAGGAGGCTAAATCTGGTCAGGGTTCTACAGAGGATGTGGAAGGAGCTCCCCTAACTGTTGTGAAGCAGGCTGTGGATATTGGACAGATGAGGACGGATCTTGCTCCTTTTGTTGAGGAGGCACCAGGGGGGAGGCTTGAATCCCCTATTATTGAAGAGGAGGCTCCTGGGACAGGACTGGAGATCGTTCTTGTTAACGATAGTGCTCCAGAGGTTCCTACCAGGGATGCCCCTAAGGAGGCGAGGTCTGACCTTGCCAAGGACGAGGATGTCATAGAGAAGGTAGGGGACAAACGTCCTGCCTCCCTCGAGGTGCCATCCCCAGCTCCAGCTCAAAAGAGATCCAAGGTTGTTAagggatcagctccagctctccctcccattggaaaagagaaagaagtcCCTGTGATACCACTGCTGTCGGCTCCTGATAACGACATTCTGAACGCAAAGGATATCACTCCTCAGTCCCCAGCTAGCGTGGTTGCTGAGATTGTCAAGGAACGGATGTTTGGTGGCATCTTGGA
This genomic interval from Manihot esculenta cultivar AM560-2 chromosome 12, M.esculenta_v8, whole genome shotgun sequence contains the following:
- the LOC110627952 gene encoding probable terpene synthase 12 is translated as MAINLSNLSLFFPKNPHHPQPILFHSSNVEPIWSVKAQKTQSQKTYSQNQRQSSNYQPTVWSHSFIQSLKNENADLLYKDKARKLEEETRAAIYNENEDFLTILELIDDIQRLGLAFRFEKDIKRVLDRFVESKGRNLWTQKSLQATSLIFRLLRQYGYEVSQDEFKNFMDDKGNLLAIYKKDVKVMLSLYEASSLRFEGEDLLDEAMAQTRTHLINTLQKGNLSELDNSTMESISHALELPLYRRMVMLKARWYIEAYNKRKNANHSLLQLAKINFNMVQSILQRDLKEMSRWWNNLGLAGKLTFSRDRLMECFFWTVGMEFEPQFSSCRKGLTKVTSFITIIDDVYDVYGTLDELELFTDAVERWDIDAVKDLPEHMKLCFLALYNTVNEMTYDTLAKHGEFVHPYLKKSWADLCKAFLQEAKWRHKKFTPSFNEYIENGWRSVSGTVILMHAYLLLDQNISKQGLDSLVNYHHILKWPSVVFRLCNDLATLSGELDRGETINSISCYMDEHGVSEEHARKEINKMIDNAWKKMNQYNQTEVNSFTKPFIEASINLARISQCVYQHGDGHGAPDTKSKKRVVSLIIEPISK